From the genome of Pseudomonas yamanorum, one region includes:
- a CDS encoding DUF1003 domain-containing protein: MTPDKPDANVDHLRFHRKHAHLEPTFGNDTFALKAEAFARFFGTPTFLGAQTAIVILWVVLNVTGITHFDVYPFILLNLAFSLQSAYAAPLILLAQTRQAARDKAQSDADAQHREALAVANTERQAQAAQTTKQLLELLEQNTKLTEMTKQLTERIEGLTTEMHEHFVRKT, translated from the coding sequence ATGACCCCGGATAAACCTGACGCCAACGTTGACCACCTGCGCTTTCATCGTAAACACGCCCATCTCGAACCGACCTTCGGTAATGACACCTTTGCGCTGAAAGCCGAAGCCTTCGCGCGCTTCTTTGGCACCCCGACCTTCCTGGGGGCGCAAACGGCAATCGTGATTCTGTGGGTCGTGCTCAACGTGACCGGCATCACGCACTTTGACGTGTATCCGTTCATTCTCTTGAACCTGGCGTTCAGCCTGCAATCGGCCTATGCCGCACCGCTGATCCTGCTGGCCCAGACCCGCCAGGCCGCACGGGACAAGGCCCAGTCCGACGCCGACGCCCAGCACCGCGAAGCCCTGGCCGTGGCCAACACCGAACGCCAGGCCCAGGCAGCGCAGACCACCAAGCAATTGCTGGAGCTGCTGGAACAGAACACCAAACTCACCGAGATGACCAAGCAACTGACCGAACGCATCGAAGGGTTGACCACAGAGATGCACGAGCACTTCGTGCGCAAAACCTGA
- a CDS encoding methyl-accepting chemotaxis protein: MLFNAHKKTISTLQATLAQQASLLDAIDRSMAVIEFDLQGMVLRANENFLKAMGYNADQVVGQSHRLFCTPAFARSAEYGQLWTQLRNGQFQSGTFERVTSSGQPIWLEASYNPVRDESGNVVKVVKYAMDVTSKMQAESEANAKLQAIDRAMAVIEFNLDGTIISANQNFLHRMGYSLAQVQGKHHRMFCTPELANSSAYSDFWQRLNQGELFNGQFERIDKNGHVVWLEANYNPVYDASGRLCKVVKYASDVTAMVEKHAADAQSATQAYHISLQTRDFAEKGAEVIQQTATGMREIAANIDGSSALIAKLGERSQQITAIVNTIRGIADQTNLLALNAAIEAARAGEQGRGFAVVADEVRQLAARTSGSTAEISSMIEMIQSETRQAIDSMDGTRDRAAQGVDLANQAGTVILQIREGASEAVQAVSAFANERGNR; encoded by the coding sequence ATGCTATTCAACGCCCATAAAAAAACCATCAGTACCTTGCAAGCCACCCTTGCCCAGCAAGCCAGCCTTCTCGACGCCATCGACCGCTCCATGGCAGTGATCGAATTCGACCTGCAAGGCATGGTCCTGCGAGCCAATGAGAACTTTCTCAAGGCCATGGGTTACAACGCCGATCAAGTGGTGGGCCAGTCCCACCGGCTGTTCTGTACCCCGGCCTTTGCCCGCAGCGCCGAGTACGGCCAATTGTGGACACAACTGCGCAACGGCCAATTCCAGTCCGGCACCTTCGAACGGGTGACCAGCAGCGGCCAGCCGATCTGGCTGGAAGCCAGTTACAACCCGGTGCGCGACGAATCCGGCAACGTGGTGAAAGTGGTGAAGTACGCCATGGACGTCACCTCGAAAATGCAGGCGGAGAGCGAAGCCAACGCCAAGTTGCAGGCCATCGATCGCGCCATGGCGGTGATCGAGTTCAACCTCGACGGCACCATCATCAGCGCCAATCAGAATTTCCTGCATCGCATGGGCTACAGCCTGGCGCAGGTCCAGGGCAAGCATCACCGCATGTTCTGCACACCGGAGCTGGCCAACAGCAGCGCCTACAGCGATTTCTGGCAACGGCTGAATCAGGGCGAGCTGTTCAACGGCCAGTTCGAACGCATCGACAAAAACGGCCATGTGGTGTGGCTGGAAGCCAACTACAACCCGGTGTATGACGCCAGCGGGCGCCTGTGCAAGGTGGTGAAGTACGCTTCCGACGTCACGGCCATGGTGGAGAAACACGCCGCCGACGCCCAAAGCGCCACCCAGGCTTATCACATCTCGCTGCAAACCCGGGACTTCGCCGAAAAAGGCGCCGAGGTGATCCAGCAGACCGCCACGGGCATGCGCGAGATTGCCGCCAACATCGACGGTTCTTCCGCGCTGATCGCCAAGCTGGGCGAGCGTTCGCAGCAGATCACCGCCATCGTCAACACCATTCGCGGGATCGCCGACCAGACCAACTTGCTGGCCTTGAACGCCGCCATCGAAGCCGCCCGCGCCGGCGAGCAAGGCCGCGGGTTTGCGGTGGTGGCCGATGAAGTGCGGCAGTTGGCGGCGCGCACCAGCGGCTCAACGGCGGAGATTTCGTCGATGATCGAGATGATCCAGAGCGAAACCCGCCAGGCCATCGACAGCATGGACGGCACCCGCGACCGCGCCGCCCAGGGCGTGGACCTGGCGAACCAGGCCGGCACCGTGATCCTGCAGATTCGCGAAGGCGCCAGCGAAGCGGTGCAGGCGGTGAGTGCGTTTGCCAATGAGCGGGGCAACAGGTAA
- a CDS encoding diguanylate cyclase gives MENQRGKGLSFARRIYRPRIIGLGIGCISVIAALYPLHMPGWVWALLLFNGFGWAHLAYQLSTRSDFPYKAERRNLLYDSLLGGFWAATTQFTPLTAVTILSMMAMNNVAAGGKRLFLHGIVAQLVGIGVSWLLFGIKFNPDVSLVQVYACLPMLTLYPMALGMVCYRLAIKLSEHKRALSALSRTDSLTGLLNHGSWKDLLHLKFHKCQQQQVHATIALIDIDHFKQINDSYGHIIGDQVLRQLSLELRRNLRENDLAGRYGGDEFCVILPDMPMEQAAQVMERMREVFSNYRNPEIPELRVSLSIGLASFQSTFTDAATWLNAADRALYAAKDTGRNRVNISDYVVAHSA, from the coding sequence ATGGAAAACCAACGAGGCAAAGGGCTGTCATTTGCCAGACGTATCTACAGGCCAAGGATCATCGGCCTGGGCATCGGCTGCATCAGCGTCATCGCTGCACTTTACCCACTGCACATGCCTGGCTGGGTCTGGGCGTTGCTGCTGTTCAATGGTTTTGGCTGGGCGCACCTGGCGTATCAACTGTCCACTCGCTCCGATTTCCCCTACAAGGCGGAACGGCGAAACCTGCTGTACGACTCGCTGCTCGGCGGATTCTGGGCGGCCACCACCCAATTCACGCCCCTTACCGCCGTAACCATCCTGTCGATGATGGCCATGAACAACGTCGCCGCCGGAGGCAAACGCCTGTTCCTCCACGGGATAGTCGCGCAGCTGGTGGGCATCGGCGTGTCATGGCTGTTATTCGGTATCAAGTTCAACCCCGACGTCAGCCTGGTCCAGGTCTACGCCTGCCTGCCCATGCTGACGCTGTATCCCATGGCGCTGGGCATGGTCTGCTACCGCCTGGCGATCAAACTGTCGGAACACAAACGTGCCCTGAGCGCCCTGAGCCGTACCGACAGCCTTACCGGCCTGCTCAATCACGGCTCGTGGAAAGACCTGCTGCACCTGAAGTTTCACAAGTGCCAGCAACAACAGGTCCACGCCACCATTGCACTGATCGACATCGATCATTTCAAGCAGATCAACGACAGCTACGGGCACATCATCGGTGACCAGGTTCTGCGCCAACTGAGCCTGGAGCTGCGCCGCAACCTGCGGGAAAACGACCTGGCCGGGCGTTACGGCGGCGACGAATTCTGTGTGATTCTTCCGGACATGCCCATGGAACAGGCGGCGCAAGTCATGGAACGCATGCGCGAGGTGTTCAGTAATTACCGTAACCCGGAAATCCCGGAGTTGCGGGTCAGCCTGAGCATTGGCCTGGCGTCTTTTCAAAGCACCTTCACCGACGCGGCCACGTGGCTCAACGCAGCGGACCGCGCGCTGTATGCGGCCAAGGACACTGGCCGTAACCGCGTGAATATCAGCGACTATGTGGTCGCTCATAGCGCTTGA
- a CDS encoding TetR/AcrR family transcriptional regulator translates to MTAPQRLTDRKREAIVAAAIAEFRDNGFEVTSMDKIAATAGVSKRTVYNHFPSKEELFAEILHQLWASSVAQLDVSYASDRPLREQLRGLLQAKMAMMSDANFLDLARVAIAATIHSPERAQDMVNRLSKREEGFTQWVRAAQEDGRLSCTDPCFAAHQVQSLLKAFAFWPQITLGQPTLDAEAQANVIESAIDLFLAGYEVVPQH, encoded by the coding sequence ATGACTGCACCTCAGCGCCTCACCGACCGTAAACGCGAAGCCATCGTGGCAGCCGCCATCGCCGAGTTTCGCGACAACGGTTTCGAGGTCACCAGCATGGACAAGATTGCCGCCACCGCAGGGGTTTCCAAACGCACGGTGTACAACCACTTCCCTAGCAAGGAAGAACTGTTCGCCGAGATCCTGCATCAACTGTGGGCCAGCAGCGTGGCGCAACTGGACGTCAGCTACGCCAGCGACCGCCCGCTGCGTGAGCAACTGCGCGGGTTGCTGCAGGCCAAGATGGCGATGATGTCGGACGCCAACTTCCTCGACCTGGCCCGCGTGGCGATTGCCGCCACTATTCACTCGCCGGAACGCGCCCAGGACATGGTCAACCGCCTGAGCAAGCGCGAAGAAGGGTTCACCCAATGGGTGCGCGCCGCCCAGGAAGACGGCCGGCTGAGTTGCACCGACCCGTGCTTCGCGGCCCACCAGGTGCAAAGCCTGCTCAAGGCTTTTGCCTTCTGGCCACAGATCACCCTCGGCCAGCCAACCCTGGACGCCGAAGCCCAGGCGAACGTCATCGAGTCGGCCATCGACCTGTTCCTGGCGGGCTACGAGGTCGTGCCGCAGCACTGA
- a CDS encoding MBL fold metallo-hydrolase encodes MATISTRLDSSSSAPKSSEQQQGHFTNQKPIQHGGLGKTLGIMWKMLFQKPRSTRPVGEIPVQPLTREQLFAAPDHSVFRLGHSTVLLKMRGKFWLTDPVFAERASPFSWAGPKRFHQPPISLEDLPPIEAVILSHNHYDHLDHKAVVQLADKTRYFLAPLGVGDTLVKWGVDASKVRQLDWWQGTEVDGIRFVSTPAQHFSGRGLFDGNQTLWCSWVMIDGPRRIFFSGDTGYFEGFKRIGEQYGPFDLTLMETGAYNVDWPHVHMQPEETLQAHIDLKGRWLLPIHNGTFDLAFHAWHEPFDRIMALAWERNVSITTPAMGQAFMLNQPERGQAWWLEVEHAGNEQHVGG; translated from the coding sequence ATGGCCACGATCTCAACCCGTCTCGACAGTTCTTCTTCAGCGCCCAAGTCTTCCGAACAACAGCAAGGTCACTTCACCAATCAGAAGCCCATCCAGCATGGCGGCTTGGGCAAGACCTTGGGCATCATGTGGAAGATGCTTTTCCAGAAGCCCCGCAGCACGCGGCCGGTGGGTGAGATCCCGGTGCAGCCGCTGACCCGTGAGCAACTGTTCGCCGCTCCCGACCACAGCGTGTTCCGCCTTGGGCACTCCACTGTACTGCTGAAAATGCGCGGCAAGTTCTGGCTGACCGACCCGGTGTTCGCCGAGCGCGCATCGCCGTTCAGTTGGGCCGGCCCCAAGCGTTTCCACCAACCGCCGATCAGCCTTGAAGACCTGCCGCCCATCGAGGCGGTAATCCTTTCCCACAATCACTACGACCACCTGGACCACAAGGCCGTGGTGCAACTGGCGGACAAGACCCGCTATTTCCTCGCGCCCCTGGGCGTGGGCGATACGTTGGTCAAGTGGGGTGTGGATGCCAGCAAGGTGCGGCAACTGGATTGGTGGCAGGGCACTGAAGTGGACGGGATTCGCTTTGTTTCCACGCCGGCCCAGCACTTTTCCGGGCGTGGCCTGTTCGATGGCAACCAGACGCTGTGGTGTTCGTGGGTGATGATTGACGGCCCGCGGCGGATTTTCTTCAGCGGCGATACCGGCTATTTCGAAGGCTTCAAGCGCATCGGCGAGCAGTACGGTCCGTTTGATCTGACCCTGATGGAAACCGGCGCTTACAACGTCGACTGGCCCCACGTTCACATGCAACCGGAAGAAACCCTGCAGGCGCACATCGACCTGAAGGGCCGCTGGTTGCTGCCGATCCACAACGGCACCTTCGACCTCGCGTTTCATGCGTGGCACGAACCGTTCGACCGGATCATGGCGCTGGCGTGGGAGCGTAATGTGTCGATCACCACGCCGGCGATGGGGCAGGCGTTCATGCTCAATCAGCCGGAGCGCGGGCAGGCCTGGTGGCTGGAAGTCGAGCACGCGGGTAACGAGCAACACGTCGGCGGGTGA
- a CDS encoding SDR family NAD(P)-dependent oxidoreductase, with protein sequence MSQHKGYALITGASSGIGAVYADRLARAGYDLILVARNQQRLEQLAIHLKASTQRDVEVIAADLNLPADLAHIAQLAQDDSRISLLVNNAGVGATASLLESDADKMDAMILLNVLALTRLAKAAATNFVAQGRGTIINIGSIVALAPKVLNGVYGGTKAFVQAFSESLQHELSDKGVVVQVVLPGATATEFWDIAGLPVNNLPETMVMTTENLVDAALAGLAQGEAVTIPSLPDSADWDTYESARLALGPNLSHREPAARYGLK encoded by the coding sequence ATGTCGCAACACAAAGGTTATGCCCTGATTACCGGTGCTTCGTCAGGAATTGGCGCGGTGTATGCCGACCGCCTGGCCCGTGCCGGCTACGATCTGATTCTGGTAGCCCGCAACCAGCAACGCCTGGAGCAATTGGCAATACACTTGAAAGCCAGCACCCAACGCGACGTTGAAGTGATAGCGGCAGATCTCAATCTGCCGGCCGACTTGGCGCATATTGCCCAACTCGCGCAGGATGACAGCCGTATCAGCCTGCTGGTGAACAACGCCGGTGTGGGCGCCACAGCTTCGCTGCTGGAGTCTGACGCCGACAAAATGGACGCGATGATTCTGCTTAACGTACTGGCGCTGACCCGCCTGGCCAAAGCGGCGGCAACCAACTTTGTCGCCCAGGGCCGTGGGACGATTATCAACATTGGCTCGATTGTCGCCCTCGCGCCCAAAGTGCTGAACGGGGTGTATGGCGGCACCAAGGCGTTTGTGCAGGCCTTCAGCGAATCGTTGCAGCATGAGCTGAGCGACAAGGGCGTGGTGGTTCAAGTGGTACTGCCGGGCGCCACCGCCACGGAGTTCTGGGACATCGCCGGCCTGCCGGTAAACAACCTGCCGGAAACCATGGTAATGACCACGGAAAACCTGGTGGACGCAGCCCTCGCCGGCCTGGCTCAAGGCGAAGCCGTGACGATCCCGTCCCTGCCGGACAGCGCAGATTGGGACACCTACGAAAGCGCCCGGTTGGCCCTGGGCCCGAACCTGTCGCACCGTGAACCCGCCGCTCGTTATGGGTTGAAGTAA
- a CDS encoding GlxA family transcriptional regulator: MVSVGIVLFPGFQVLSLSTSSVFEFANFVVGRPFYRVDLLSEHGGPIRSSMGFAIDSLAFGQQAYDTIVVLGDNELLEPTPGMVAYLQASLTASRRVTSACTGSFHLAAAGLLEGRKATTHWYHAMTFRQRYPNVKLEEDRIFTVDGPLWTSAGMTACIDLALALVEHDLGVEVARDVAKKLVVYHRRAGGQSQFSALLELDPKSDRVQTALAWAKGHLREDLSVEQLAEAAHLSPRQFSRLFRAETGQSPAKAVEHLRIEAARLMLESGSHSIDVVARETGFGDPERMRRAFLRAFGQPPQMIRRALQLQA, translated from the coding sequence ATGGTGTCCGTCGGTATCGTGCTGTTTCCCGGTTTCCAGGTGCTGAGCCTGTCCACCAGCAGTGTGTTCGAATTTGCCAACTTCGTGGTAGGACGACCGTTCTACCGCGTGGATTTGTTGTCGGAGCACGGCGGGCCGATCAGAAGCTCCATGGGCTTTGCCATTGATAGCCTGGCGTTCGGGCAGCAGGCCTACGACACGATCGTGGTGCTGGGGGATAACGAATTACTCGAGCCCACCCCAGGCATGGTGGCGTATCTACAGGCGTCGTTGACGGCGTCGCGCCGGGTTACGTCGGCCTGCACCGGTTCGTTCCACCTGGCAGCGGCCGGGCTATTGGAAGGGCGCAAGGCAACTACCCACTGGTACCACGCCATGACGTTTCGCCAGCGCTACCCCAACGTAAAGCTGGAGGAAGACCGGATCTTCACCGTCGATGGCCCGCTCTGGACATCGGCCGGGATGACCGCCTGCATCGACTTGGCCCTGGCCTTGGTCGAGCACGACCTGGGCGTGGAAGTGGCCCGCGACGTGGCGAAAAAACTGGTGGTCTACCATCGCCGTGCCGGTGGCCAGTCGCAGTTCTCGGCGCTGCTGGAACTGGACCCCAAGTCCGACCGCGTACAAACCGCCCTGGCCTGGGCCAAAGGGCATCTGCGTGAGGACCTCTCGGTAGAGCAACTAGCCGAAGCGGCACACCTCAGCCCGCGCCAATTCAGCCGACTTTTCCGCGCCGAAACCGGCCAATCCCCGGCCAAGGCGGTGGAACACCTGCGCATTGAAGCCGCGCGCTTGATGCTCGAATCCGGCAGCCACTCCATCGACGTCGTCGCCCGAGAGACGGGCTTCGGTGACCCGGAGCGCATGCGTCGAGCCTTCCTGCGAGCGTTTGGCCAACCGCCACAAATGATCCGTCGGGCGTTGCAGTTGCAGGCGTAA
- a CDS encoding helix-turn-helix domain-containing protein, with protein MSSLAMSNTVEQQIVLHQFTPRHSVQARLMLGWSREDLAREADVEVDALQRFESHADVDDEVRLSVAFRLEAEGLVFFPGFAPGWGMNVRGRASTPAQPAAKGIISRFLDSTAASIDPTTPQPNGA; from the coding sequence ATGTCCTCTCTGGCAATGAGCAACACCGTAGAACAGCAGATCGTCCTTCATCAATTCACCCCACGGCACAGTGTTCAGGCCCGCCTGATGCTGGGCTGGAGCCGGGAAGACCTGGCCCGGGAAGCGGATGTGGAAGTGGACGCCCTTCAACGTTTTGAAAGCCATGCCGATGTGGACGATGAAGTCCGCCTGAGTGTGGCGTTTCGTCTGGAAGCTGAAGGGTTGGTGTTTTTCCCGGGGTTTGCTCCGGGTTGGGGGATGAATGTGCGGGGCCGCGCCAGCACTCCGGCACAACCTGCCGCCAAAGGGATCATCTCCCGGTTTCTGGATTCAACAGCGGCATCCATTGACCCAACAACACCTCAGCCCAATGGTGCGTAG
- a CDS encoding AraC family transcriptional regulator, translating into MRNVSIAQLDLTLRTVVAIGTDYPHGYLLKRHSHRRGQLLYGATGVMQVSTQQGNWVVPPQRAVWIPAQVPHEVLMIGVSTRSLYIEPHAVTDLGASCHVINVSPLMRQLLMESVEMPLEYDEAGRDGTLVSLLLHELARATHLPLHIPLPEDPRLLALCLAFLQRPDVHQSPTQWAEQSHLSLRTFSRHFRQHTGLSFVQWRQRACVVQALARLASGETITRIALDLGYENPAAFSSMFRRVLGQSPSTYLDGAK; encoded by the coding sequence ATGCGCAACGTCTCCATCGCTCAACTGGACCTGACGCTCCGAACGGTCGTGGCAATCGGCACCGACTATCCCCACGGCTATCTGCTCAAGCGCCACAGCCATCGGCGCGGCCAGCTGTTGTATGGCGCCACCGGGGTGATGCAAGTCAGCACCCAGCAAGGCAACTGGGTTGTGCCGCCCCAGCGTGCGGTGTGGATTCCCGCCCAGGTGCCCCATGAGGTGCTGATGATCGGTGTGTCGACGCGCAGCCTGTATATCGAACCGCACGCCGTCACCGACTTGGGCGCCAGCTGCCACGTCATCAACGTTTCACCCCTGATGCGACAGTTGCTGATGGAGTCGGTGGAAATGCCGCTGGAATACGACGAGGCCGGGCGCGACGGTACGCTGGTCAGCCTGCTGTTGCATGAACTGGCTCGCGCCACGCACTTGCCCCTGCATATCCCGCTGCCGGAGGACCCACGCCTGCTTGCCCTGTGCCTGGCGTTTCTGCAGCGGCCGGACGTGCACCAGTCACCGACTCAATGGGCTGAACAATCGCACCTGAGCCTGCGCACCTTCAGCCGGCATTTTCGCCAACACACCGGCTTGAGTTTCGTGCAATGGCGCCAACGAGCCTGTGTGGTGCAGGCCCTGGCACGCCTGGCCAGCGGCGAAACCATCACCCGGATCGCCCTGGACCTGGGCTACGAAAACCCGGCGGCGTTTTCCAGCATGTTTCGGCGAGTGCTTGGCCAGTCGCCGAGCACCTACCTGGATGGGGCGAAATAG
- a CDS encoding sulfite exporter TauE/SafE family protein: MFYLLLALFGCMTGVTAVLFGFGGGFVVVPLLYGMLKLSHDAGVSASAMHIAVATSTCVMIVNALIATGKHRRKGNLIRHYLWPLGGYIGIGAVLGAGAAMFASGDFMRYAFIAYLAVTIVDCLLRRGFLSQDDRLQPRRLSGAEVTGGGIAIGVIATFLGVGGSVMTVPLLRRCGLSMSQSTSMANPLSVPVALAGTFTYMLMAGFAKVELGAWFVGYVDLLAFAILTLGSLLGIRLATPWIGRIPDALHARVYIGLLGVVMVSMLL, encoded by the coding sequence ATGTTCTATCTATTACTGGCACTGTTCGGCTGCATGACCGGCGTGACGGCGGTGCTGTTCGGCTTCGGCGGCGGGTTCGTGGTGGTGCCGTTGCTGTACGGCATGCTCAAGCTCAGCCACGACGCGGGCGTGAGTGCATCGGCGATGCATATCGCGGTCGCCACCTCCACCTGCGTGATGATCGTCAACGCGCTGATCGCCACTGGAAAACACCGTCGCAAAGGTAATCTGATTCGCCATTACCTGTGGCCGTTGGGCGGGTACATTGGGATCGGCGCCGTGCTGGGCGCAGGGGCTGCGATGTTCGCCAGCGGCGATTTCATGCGGTACGCCTTTATCGCCTACCTGGCCGTCACCATCGTCGATTGCCTGTTGCGCAGGGGCTTTCTCAGCCAGGACGACAGGCTCCAGCCACGACGCCTGAGCGGCGCGGAAGTGACGGGTGGTGGCATCGCCATTGGCGTGATCGCCACCTTCCTGGGCGTGGGCGGCAGCGTGATGACCGTGCCACTGTTGCGCCGTTGCGGTTTGAGCATGTCCCAGTCCACGTCCATGGCTAACCCGTTGAGCGTGCCGGTGGCGCTGGCCGGTACGTTTACCTACATGCTCATGGCAGGATTCGCCAAGGTGGAGTTGGGCGCGTGGTTTGTCGGCTATGTCGACTTGCTGGCGTTTGCCATCCTCACCCTGGGTTCGCTGCTGGGCATTCGCCTGGCCACACCGTGGATCGGCCGCATCCCGGATGCACTGCATGCGCGGGTATATATCGGGTTGTTGGGCGTGGTGATGGTGAGCATGTTGCTCTAG
- a CDS encoding MFS transporter, whose product MATYSLVIRRLMICSVTIVVSRAMTSPLLALLLSTRLGLNQQDIGLLMGIAVFIATLLGLYGGYIIDRLEKRKLLILAMLSSSIGFLLLTFASNLYLTTLTLVITEAASALFLIGSKAIISENLPVGQRAKVFSLRYTLTNVGYATGPMLGVVIAGQMPLAPFLIASAIAFGSLFLMIGIPPTQRDDSNKPLSFLSTLRTLRSDRTLILFTSGSLLSTIVHGRYTLYLSQFLLVAYKPESALKILSAVLACNAITVILMQYQIGRFLKREQLRYWIVLGTSLFIAGLIGFSMADGLVSWCVAMFVFTLGEMIIYPSEFLFIDTIAPDALRGSYYGAQNLAAFGGALSPVICGYLLINASPASMFYVLSGLTAVGGTLCFLSGRRVVVRA is encoded by the coding sequence GTGGCCACGTACTCCCTGGTAATCCGCCGCCTGATGATCTGCTCGGTGACCATCGTCGTCAGCCGCGCCATGACCAGCCCGTTGCTCGCGCTGTTGCTCAGCACCCGCCTGGGCCTCAACCAGCAAGACATCGGCTTGCTGATGGGCATCGCCGTGTTCATCGCCACCCTGCTGGGCCTCTACGGTGGCTACATCATCGACCGCCTGGAAAAGCGCAAGCTGCTGATCCTGGCGATGCTCTCCAGCTCCATCGGTTTTCTGTTGCTGACCTTTGCCAGCAACCTGTACCTGACCACCCTGACCCTGGTGATCACCGAAGCTGCCTCGGCGCTGTTCCTGATCGGCTCCAAGGCGATCATCAGCGAGAACCTGCCGGTGGGCCAGCGGGCCAAGGTGTTTTCCCTGCGCTACACCCTGACCAATGTCGGCTACGCCACCGGCCCGATGCTCGGCGTGGTGATTGCCGGCCAGATGCCCCTGGCACCGTTCCTGATCGCCAGCGCGATTGCCTTTGGCAGCCTGTTCCTGATGATCGGCATCCCGCCGACCCAACGCGACGACAGCAATAAACCCTTAAGTTTTCTCAGCACCCTGCGGACCCTGCGCAGCGATCGCACCTTGATCCTGTTTACCAGCGGCAGCCTGTTGAGCACCATTGTCCACGGGCGCTACACCCTGTATCTGTCGCAGTTTCTGCTGGTGGCCTACAAGCCGGAGAGCGCGCTGAAAATTCTTTCTGCGGTGCTGGCGTGCAACGCCATCACGGTGATCCTGATGCAGTACCAGATCGGCCGCTTCCTCAAGCGTGAACAACTGCGCTACTGGATCGTGCTCGGCACCTCGCTGTTTATTGCCGGGTTGATCGGCTTCAGCATGGCGGACGGCCTGGTGTCGTGGTGTGTCGCGATGTTTGTGTTCACCCTCGGGGAGATGATCATCTACCCCTCCGAGTTCCTGTTTATCGACACCATCGCCCCGGACGCCCTGCGCGGCAGTTATTACGGCGCACAAAACCTGGCGGCATTTGGCGGGGCGCTGAGCCCGGTGATCTGCGGTTACCTGCTGATCAACGCATCGCCCGCCTCGATGTTCTATGTACTGAGCGGGCTGACGGCGGTGGGTGGCACCTTGTGTTTCCTGAGTGGCCGGCGTGTGGTGGTCCGTGCGTAA
- a CDS encoding ABC transporter substrate-binding protein, translated as MKNLFLPSLLVGLMASTSVLAALPAAIKDKGEISAAIVPNYPPMDFKDTATNKLTGLDFDLGNALAERLGVKIKWQETGFEQMLSGLTTKRVDIVLSGMSDTAERQKSVTFIDYFTSGPQLYTLAKREDLKELTDLCGKKVGTSRRTTWPSEIAAWSKENCEKAGKPAIVVIGTEGSADARAQLQQNRLDAAMQGSETIPYLMSLDKGKYKPVGLAISKQFTGLGIEKSNTELVTAISEALQGMIDDGTYGKILQKWDLEQGAVEKISINAGQ; from the coding sequence ATGAAAAATCTGTTTCTTCCAAGTTTGCTCGTAGGCCTGATGGCCTCCACTTCGGTTTTGGCGGCATTGCCGGCAGCGATCAAGGACAAGGGTGAGATCAGCGCGGCCATCGTGCCGAACTACCCGCCGATGGATTTCAAGGACACCGCCACCAACAAACTCACCGGCCTGGACTTTGACCTGGGCAACGCCCTGGCCGAGCGCCTGGGTGTGAAGATCAAGTGGCAGGAAACCGGCTTCGAACAGATGCTCAGCGGCCTGACCACCAAGCGCGTGGACATTGTGCTGTCGGGCATGAGCGACACCGCCGAGCGTCAGAAGTCGGTGACCTTCATCGATTACTTCACCAGCGGCCCGCAGCTGTACACCCTGGCCAAGCGTGAAGACCTCAAGGAATTGACTGACCTGTGCGGTAAAAAAGTCGGCACCAGCCGACGTACCACCTGGCCGTCGGAAATTGCCGCGTGGAGCAAGGAAAACTGCGAAAAGGCCGGTAAGCCAGCCATCGTGGTGATTGGCACCGAGGGCTCGGCGGATGCGCGGGCGCAGTTGCAGCAGAACCGTCTGGATGCGGCGATGCAGGGCAGTGAAACCATTCCTTACCTGATGTCGCTGGACAAGGGTAAGTACAAGCCAGTGGGCCTGGCGATTTCCAAGCAGTTCACGGGGCTTGGGATTGAGAAGAGCAATACCGAGTTGGTCACGGCCATCAGTGAAGCGCTGCAGGGCATGATTGATGATGGGACGTACGGCAAGATTCTGCAGAAGTGGGATCTGGAGCAGGGTGCGGTGGAAAAAATCAGCATCAACGCCGGCCAGTAA